A part of Ignavibacteriales bacterium genomic DNA contains:
- a CDS encoding T9SS type A sorting domain-containing protein produces MKRYIFIIILFALQFRSLAQNEYWENIDGLYGGLLLSIDKNEDEIYCAGNGGVFKSNDFGENWTNLGLYEESVNKIKIVSEHLFAISNTGCYKYIAEDSSWLNVNEGRWQSMDAKGSVIFVGSDYYGIFRSLNLGETWTEVNNGIDNKDIEEILIISDSIVLASASGTSGSGIFRSTNLGDSWERTNPDKYAWNFEGITEYNNILYAFDFSNYAKVYKSIDSGKTWILPLYSTSPSDIIQSIYSDSTGIYVCVYHHGIFKSTNEGSSWTSLNAGLNNINVLSLSSNDSRLFAATFDGFYRSPKKNVQWVKKSKGIGNYGITSLSEIGGNLLIGTYGSGLFISEGNIFENLYLGTDLMFIKDVLVSNDLLYALASSWPSMDYVTFLVSTDVGITWTQIDNGFDTYGLEQIAINNNYIYVSSVYGIFRKSIQGNLWEKLTNGIPYNINASDIACSDSVIIVSNGSAEIYISNNNGDSWQTKAIQGLFSASKLLSGSSGEFYLGSNQVSVLFRSTDYGETWESLNNPHFNSSVESIFKFNNEVFVGLSYDGISIGKDEGNDWITSNYGLISKKITSFTHTGNIIYCGSDRNGIFKRSIDLTQPIPDTTIYHQTTITFKWTSSPGISQYRFQIAEDSSLTNLIYESSDLYDTSITLHSLDYNKIYYWRISSITKYWNDNFSEVQKVEIGSPLNYKLYQNYPNPFNNETTIAFEMPYKSFAELELYDILGRTVKTLLKEESGPGLHEYILNNEELASGVYIVRFRAIGYTKSIKLVLLK; encoded by the coding sequence ATGAAAAGATATATTTTTATAATAATATTATTTGCATTACAATTTCGATCATTAGCTCAAAATGAGTACTGGGAAAATATAGATGGACTTTACGGTGGGTTACTGCTTTCAATTGATAAAAATGAGGATGAAATTTACTGTGCTGGAAACGGAGGAGTATTTAAAAGCAATGATTTCGGTGAAAATTGGACTAACCTTGGACTGTATGAAGAATCAGTAAATAAGATTAAAATTGTATCTGAACACCTGTTTGCTATCTCAAATACAGGATGTTATAAATATATAGCGGAGGATTCGTCTTGGTTGAATGTAAATGAAGGTAGGTGGCAATCAATGGATGCAAAGGGTTCCGTAATATTTGTAGGATCAGATTATTACGGCATCTTCAGATCCTTAAATTTAGGCGAGACGTGGACTGAAGTAAACAACGGTATTGATAATAAGGATATTGAAGAAATCTTGATCATTTCGGATAGTATTGTTTTAGCTTCAGCTTCTGGAACTAGTGGTTCAGGTATATTTAGAAGTACGAATCTTGGTGATAGCTGGGAGAGAACAAATCCTGATAAATATGCATGGAATTTTGAAGGTATTACTGAGTATAATAATATTTTATATGCTTTTGATTTTTCAAACTATGCGAAAGTCTATAAGAGTATTGATAGTGGGAAAACATGGATTTTGCCCCTCTACTCTACCTCCCCTTCAGATATAATTCAGTCTATATACTCGGACAGTACTGGAATTTATGTTTGTGTCTACCACCATGGTATTTTTAAATCAACTAATGAAGGTTCTAGCTGGACCAGTCTTAATGCTGGTTTAAATAATATAAATGTGTTGTCACTCAGTTCAAACGATTCACGTCTTTTTGCTGCAACTTTTGATGGTTTTTATAGATCACCAAAAAAAAATGTGCAATGGGTAAAAAAAAGTAAAGGTATAGGAAATTATGGAATTACCTCTCTATCTGAAATTGGTGGTAATTTATTAATCGGCACATATGGTTCCGGGTTGTTCATTAGTGAGGGTAATATCTTTGAAAATTTATATTTAGGTACTGATTTAATGTTTATTAAAGATGTTTTAGTGTCAAATGACTTGCTATATGCGTTAGCAAGTAGCTGGCCATCAATGGATTATGTGACTTTTCTTGTTTCTACAGATGTCGGGATTACCTGGACTCAAATCGATAATGGTTTCGATACCTATGGTTTAGAACAAATTGCAATTAATAATAATTATATTTATGTAAGTAGTGTTTATGGAATATTTAGAAAATCTATTCAAGGTAATCTATGGGAAAAACTAACCAATGGTATACCGTATAATATCAACGCTTCTGATATTGCTTGTTCTGATTCTGTCATTATTGTATCAAATGGATCTGCAGAAATTTATATAAGTAATAATAATGGTGATAGCTGGCAGACAAAAGCCATTCAAGGTCTTTTCTCCGCCAGTAAATTATTATCAGGAAGTAGTGGCGAATTTTATCTTGGTTCTAATCAAGTAAGTGTGCTATTTAGAAGTACCGACTACGGAGAAACGTGGGAATCTTTAAATAACCCCCATTTTAATTCCAGTGTTGAATCTATTTTTAAATTTAATAACGAAGTTTTTGTAGGATTATCTTATGATGGAATATCAATTGGCAAAGATGAAGGAAATGACTGGATTACAAGTAATTATGGTTTAATTTCTAAAAAAATCACGAGCTTTACCCATACCGGAAACATAATTTATTGTGGATCGGATCGTAATGGGATATTTAAAAGATCAATTGATTTGACTCAACCAATACCGGATACTACCATTTATCATCAGACTACAATTACCTTTAAATGGACTTCTTCTCCTGGTATTTCTCAATACAGATTCCAAATTGCGGAAGATTCCTCATTAACAAATCTTATTTATGAAAGCAGCGATTTATACGATACTTCTATAACCTTACATTCACTTGATTACAATAAAATATATTATTGGAGAATCAGTAGTATTACAAAATATTGGAATGATAATTTTTCAGAAGTACAAAAAGTAGAAATTGGAAGTCCTCTTAACTATAAGCTTTACCAAAATTATCCAAATCCATTTAATAATGAAACCACAATTGCATTCGAAATGCCTTATAAAAGTTTTGCTGAACTTGAACTCTACGATATTCTAGGCAGAACTGTTAAGACATTACTAAAAGAAGAATCAGGACCCGGCTTACATGAATACATTTTAAACAATGAAGAACTGGCAAGTGGTGTATATATAGTTAGATTTAGAGCAATAGGCTATACAAAATCAATCAAATTAGTTCTTCTAAAATGA
- a CDS encoding T9SS type A sorting domain-containing protein, giving the protein MNYFFSLGQNYPNPFNPTTIIRYTISTPLSFGEGLGKRLLVYDILGNEVATLVNEQQSPGSYEVEFNTGALQGMSLPSGVYYYRLKAGDFVETKKMVLLK; this is encoded by the coding sequence ATCAATTATTTCTTTTCTCTTGGACAGAATTATCCGAATCCGTTTAATCCAACTACAATAATTCGTTACACAATTTCTACTCCCCTCTCCTTTGGAGAGGGGTTGGGAAAGAGGCTTCTTGTGTACGACATCCTCGGCAATGAAGTAGCAACGCTCGTTAACGAGCAGCAATCTCCCGGCAGTTATGAAGTTGAATTTAATACCGGAGCGCTGCAAGGAATGTCACTTCCAAGCGGTGTTTATTACTATAGACTTAAAGCCGGCGATTTTGTTGAGACTAAAAAGATGGTCCTTCTTAAATAA
- a CDS encoding exo-alpha-sialidase: MKKRIGKLNIHLKEIIVFLFIISFASAFFFIQMDNSQTSVKNKSSNPEGEKKKSWSGRSFAAETNIELFSSPSDYAPGWNSERVWSGEDDWEPYAAVDRSSDYVYQLTTRFTATLSSIIFRSSSDNGATWGSDKTIAAVHQWQADPQIQVADDGTIYAVWLDGPDWKTKLTKSKDHGDTWTTPVDAAPNMAWTDHAWLVISPDGKDVYIGFNKNQIYFVSSHDYGQTFSTPIQTSDSHGRSWMQVGGAIAPNGDVHFAVVNYPGDYNGVTYINLVSSYDGGASWITTLLDSSQAAPNCDTIPGCYYGFYSSIADVAVDQNGMIMLAYNAGLVPYQPQQIYIKTSSDGINWSERKQISHHNVNAWNSFPSIRSGISAGDFRIVWQGNKNGNTNGWNTFYRRTTDGGQTWSRALRLSNRKTGAPYKNSDGYQFTYGDYLSLSVDSDGTNHVIWGEGTSYDGPGGVWYTSGIESITMAYIPDDGEPIELNENFTLKNLSKDNDAAINSSIISFLLDRIIRIRLIQLQ, translated from the coding sequence ATGAAGAAGCGGATTGGTAAACTTAATATCCATTTGAAAGAAATAATAGTTTTTCTATTTATCATCTCATTCGCTTCGGCATTCTTTTTTATACAGATGGATAACTCTCAGACTTCAGTTAAGAATAAATCATCCAATCCCGAAGGTGAGAAAAAGAAAAGCTGGAGCGGTCGTTCATTTGCAGCGGAAACAAATATCGAATTATTTTCCTCACCCTCTGATTATGCCCCCGGCTGGAATTCCGAGCGCGTTTGGAGCGGTGAAGATGATTGGGAACCATACGCCGCTGTTGATCGCAGTTCTGATTATGTTTATCAATTGACTACTCGTTTTACTGCGACTTTATCTTCAATTATTTTCAGAAGCTCTTCCGATAACGGCGCAACATGGGGGAGCGATAAAACTATTGCAGCGGTTCATCAGTGGCAAGCTGACCCTCAAATACAAGTTGCTGATGATGGAACTATTTACGCTGTTTGGCTCGATGGTCCTGATTGGAAAACTAAATTAACAAAGTCCAAGGATCATGGTGATACGTGGACGACCCCCGTTGATGCTGCCCCAAATATGGCGTGGACAGATCATGCGTGGTTAGTTATTTCACCTGACGGCAAAGATGTTTATATCGGCTTTAATAAAAATCAAATTTATTTTGTCAGCTCGCATGATTACGGTCAAACGTTTAGCACCCCAATTCAAACAAGCGATAGTCACGGCAGATCGTGGATGCAGGTCGGGGGAGCGATTGCTCCAAATGGTGATGTTCATTTTGCTGTGGTAAATTATCCCGGCGATTATAACGGTGTTACGTATATCAATTTAGTCAGCAGTTACGACGGGGGTGCAAGTTGGATAACTACTTTGCTTGACAGCTCTCAAGCGGCTCCAAACTGTGATACCATCCCGGGATGTTATTACGGCTTCTATTCTTCAATCGCTGATGTTGCTGTTGATCAAAACGGAATGATTATGTTAGCTTATAATGCAGGGCTTGTTCCCTACCAACCTCAGCAAATTTATATTAAAACTTCTTCCGATGGAATCAACTGGAGTGAGCGTAAACAAATTTCTCATCATAATGTTAATGCATGGAATTCATTTCCATCAATTAGATCAGGAATTTCAGCGGGAGACTTTCGAATAGTCTGGCAGGGAAATAAAAATGGAAACACAAATGGCTGGAATACTTTTTATCGCCGCACAACTGATGGCGGACAAACCTGGAGCCGTGCACTGCGATTATCGAACCGCAAAACGGGTGCGCCTTATAAAAATTCAGATGGTTATCAATTTACATACGGTGATTATCTAAGTCTCTCAGTTGACAGCGATGGAACAAACCACGTGATCTGGGGGGAGGGAACAAGTTATGACGGTCCCGGCGGTGTTTGGTACACAAGCGGAATTGAATCTATCACTATGGCATATATTCCCGATGATGGTGAACCAATTGAATTAAATGAAAACTTTACACTTAAAAATCTTTCTAAAGATAATGATGCCGCTATCAACTCATCAATTATTTCTTTTCTCTTGGACAGAATTATCCGAATCCGTTTAATCCAACTACAATAA